A window of the Clupea harengus chromosome 8, Ch_v2.0.2, whole genome shotgun sequence genome harbors these coding sequences:
- the LOC116221387 gene encoding uncharacterized protein LOC116221387 yields the protein MEGEEMAAQLKALTELVQQLQADNRKLREEVTQRQAPPTDSGASSGQSSSSSTVHNDDRRPGPPVLERYVYIPRDRKCPRFSGKLSHDSLTVEEWVEEARRHLSLRPMPLSEQTLNIFDLLDGEAKAEVKFRPTSACDSPEKIFEILKSMYGCTQSYISLQKAFFQRRQLESESLREYSHALMHMLEAVNLRDPACFANPDIVLRDQFIENVRDVMLKRELRRQVRSQPSIVFYDIRSEAFRWVQEGEHTSQRPRAHSFSTHAAPAYDVDSNAVSAKPTNELTELKESLRKQQAQLDTILKRLDSSQLAAPSSLGPQSRPRLRFQADGTPICAHCSQPGHIARFCRSRSSTGPRIEVASHAQTQQQEN from the coding sequence ATGGAGGGTGAGGAAATGGCCGCCCAGCTTAAAGCGCTGACTGAGTTGGTGCAGCAACTGCAGGCGGATAATAGGAAGCTTAGGGAAGAGGTCACACAGCGACAAGCCCCCCCAACTGACAGCGGTGCGTCATCAGGTCAGTCCTCTAGCTCTAGTACTGTACATAATGATGACCGTAGGCCAGGCCCACCTGTATTAGAACGGTATGTGTACATCCCTCGTGATCGTAAATGCCCAAGGTTTTCAGGGAAGCTATCCCATGATTCTTTGACTGTGGAGGAATGGGTTGAGGAAGCCCGTCGCCATTTGTCTCTACGTCCTATGCCCCTTTCTGAACAGACCCTAAATATCTTTGACTTGCTTGATGGCGAGGCCAAAGCAGAAGTTAAGTTCCGCCCTACCTCGGCTTGTGATAGCCCAGAGAAAATCTTCGAAATACTTAAAAGTATGTATGGGTGCACTCAGTCTTATATTAGTCTTCAGAAAGCATTCTTCCAGCGACGACAACTTGAGAGCGAGTCCTTAAGAGAATATTCTCATGCGCTCATGCACATGCTAGAAGCCGTGAATCTAAGAGATCCTGCATGTTTTGCTAATCCGGACATAGTATTACGTGATCAATTCATCGAGAATGTGAGGGATGTCATGTTGAAGCGTGAGCTGCGACGTCAAGTCCGGTCTCAGCCCTCCATTGTGTTCTATGACATTCGCAGCGAAGCTTTTCGCTGGGTACAGGAAGGCGAACACACTAGTCAAAGACCCCGTGCCCACTCTTTTAGCACACATGCTGCTCCCGCGTATGACGTTGATTCTAATGCTGTATCTGCTAAGCCCACAAACGAGTTGACAGAGCTGAAAGAATCCCTTCGTAAACAACAGGCTCAGCTAGACACAATCTTGAAACGACTTGACTCTTCCCAGCTTGCCGCTCCCTCCAGCCTTGGGCCACAGTCACGTCCACGCTTGCGCTTCCAAGCCGATGGCACACCCATATGCGCACACTGCAGCCAGCCCGGTCACATAGCGCGATTCTGTCGATCTAGGTCTAGTACTGGTCCTAGAATAGAGGTAGCATCCCATGCCCAAACTCAGCAGCAGGAAAACTAG